CGAGGAGGCCCCCGCACCCGGTCTCGACGACGCCCTGCACACCCGGCTGCACGAGGCCGCCGTGGCCGCCGCCCGCGCGGTCGGCTACCGGAGCGCGGGCACCGTCGAATTCCTCCTCACCGCCGACGGGCGGCCGTACTTCCTGGAGATGAACACCCGCCTCCAGGTCGAACACCCCGTCACCGAAGCGGTCTTCGGGCTCGACCTCGTCGCCCTGCAACTGCGCATCGCGGAAGGCGAACCACTGCCCGCCACCGCACCCCCCGCCCCCCACGGACACGCCGTCGAGGCCCGCCTCTACGCCGAGAACCCCGCCCGCGACTGGCAGCCGCAGACCGGAGCACTGCTCACGCTGGACGTACCCGACGAACCCGGACTGCGCCTGGACACCGGGTACACCGGCGGCGACACCATCGGCGTGCACTACGACCCGATGCTCGCCAAGGTCATCGCCCACGCCCCCACCCGGAGCGAAGCCGTACGCCTCCTCGCCCGCGCCCTGGAACGCGCCCGCATCCACGGCCCGGTCACCAACCGCGACCTGCTCGTACGGTCCCTGCGCCACCCCGACTTCCGCGCCGCCCGCCTCGACACCGGCTTCTACGACCGCCACCTCGTCGCCTTCACCCCGCCCCCGGAGGAAGCGGACCAGCGCCTCGCCGCCCTGGCCGCCGCCCTCGCCGACGCCGCCACCCGCCACCACGGGCCCGGACCCGGCCCCGCCCGCCTCGGCGCCTGGCGCAACATCCCCTCGCAACCCCAGGCCAAGCGCTACCGCTCGGAGCCCGACGGCACCGAACACCAGGCCGCCTACCGCACCACCCGCACCGGACCCGTCCCCGAAACCGGAGAACGGGTCATCGCCGCCCGCCCCGGCCACGTCACCCTCGAAGCCGGCCCCGTCACCCGCCACTTCGCCATCACGGTCCACCGGGACACGGTGTACGTGGACACAGCCACAGGCTCGTACACCTTCACCGCCCTGCCCCGCTTCACCGACCCCACCGACCGGACCGAACCCGGCTCACTGCTCGCCCCCATGCCCGGCACCGTCGTACGCATCGCGGAAGGGCTCGGGCCCGGGACGGCGGTCGAAGCCGGGCAGCCACTCATCTGGCTGGAGGCGATGAAGATGGAACACCGCATCCTCGCCCCCGCCTCCGGCACCCTCACCGCACTGCATGCCGCACCCGGCCTCCAGGTGGAGGTCGGCGCCCTGCTCGCCGTCGTGCAAGACGCACAGGAGGAACCGACCCCATGAGCACCGTTCTCGAAACCGAAGAGCACCAGGCCCTGCGCGCCGCCGTCGCCGCACTCGGAAAGCGGTACGGGCGCGACTACATGACCTCCGTCGTACGCGAAGGAGCCCACCCCCGCGAGCTGTGGGCCGAAGCCGCCAAGCTCGGCTACCTGGGGGTCAACCTCCCCGAGGAGCACGGCGGCGGAGGCGGGGGCATGACTGAACTCTCCATAGTCCTCGAAGAGTTGGGGGCAGCAGGATCACCCCTCCTCATGATGATCGTCTCCCCGGCGATCTGCGGCACCGT
This sequence is a window from Streptomyces sp. NBC_01217. Protein-coding genes within it:
- a CDS encoding acetyl/propionyl/methylcrotonyl-CoA carboxylase subunit alpha, whose translation is MISTLLVANRGEIACRIFRTCRALGIATVAVYSDADADALHMREADTAVRLPGAAPADTYLRGDLVVRAALAAGADAVHPGYGFLSENAGFAQAVQDAGLVWVGPPVKAIELMASKTRAKELMAAAGVPLLAPVDPAQATAGDLPLLLKAAAGGGGRGMRIVRRLADLPGELTAASAEAAAAFGDGEVFAEPYVERGRHVEVQVMADEHGGVWALGTRDCSLQRRHQKVIEEAPAPGLDDALHTRLHEAAVAAARAVGYRSAGTVEFLLTADGRPYFLEMNTRLQVEHPVTEAVFGLDLVALQLRIAEGEPLPATAPPAPHGHAVEARLYAENPARDWQPQTGALLTLDVPDEPGLRLDTGYTGGDTIGVHYDPMLAKVIAHAPTRSEAVRLLARALERARIHGPVTNRDLLVRSLRHPDFRAARLDTGFYDRHLVAFTPPPEEADQRLAALAAALADAATRHHGPGPGPARLGAWRNIPSQPQAKRYRSEPDGTEHQAAYRTTRTGPVPETGERVIAARPGHVTLEAGPVTRHFAITVHRDTVYVDTATGSYTFTALPRFTDPTDRTEPGSLLAPMPGTVVRIAEGLGPGTAVEAGQPLIWLEAMKMEHRILAPASGTLTALHAAPGLQVEVGALLAVVQDAQEEPTP